In Methylomagnum ishizawai, one DNA window encodes the following:
- a CDS encoding non-heme iron oxygenase ferredoxin subunit yields the protein MTDWTDVAREGSLAEGEHIVVDVDGTAVAVFKLEGAYYAILDACTHDGAEIASGRLEGCEIICPRHRARFSLKTGQVLSPPAYEDLPTFPVRVEGGRIQVRDARWD from the coding sequence ATGACCGACTGGACCGACGTAGCCCGCGAGGGCAGCCTAGCCGAAGGCGAACATATCGTGGTGGACGTGGATGGCACCGCGGTCGCCGTGTTCAAGCTCGAAGGCGCGTATTACGCCATCCTGGACGCCTGCACCCACGACGGCGCGGAAATCGCCAGCGGGCGGCTGGAAGGCTGCGAAATCATCTGCCCGCGCCACCGCGCCCGCTTTTCGCTCAAGACCGGCCAGGTGTTGTCGCCCCCGGCCTACGAAGACCTTCCCACTTTCCCGGTGCGGGTCGAGGGCGGGCGTATCCAGGTCCGGGACGCCCGCTGGGATTGA
- a CDS encoding peptidase domain-containing ABC transporter yields MPAAFPHTAVQCLTAIAQHHGLRVHPERLIDEYALGAEEPRPALLLRMAQDIGLKAKLQKLTWEGLLAQDGVFPLMARLNGGNMVIVVAVQPQEGGRVALIDPMAGKAEVILAPGGQFRERWSGEVVFLKRRHALNDPDQPFGLRWFVPEILRQKDAFRDIAIAALGMHVLGLATPIFFQLVVDKVLVHKSVSTLWVLAVGIALALLFDSVFGYLRQLLTLAATNKIDMRITRRAFGHLLSLPIDYFETAAAGVVVRHMQQLEIIRQFLTGQLFTTTLDLAALGIFMPILFAYSVKLAMIVLGFTAVIVATVGLLMPTFRRLLDALYRAEGSRQALLVETIHGMRTVKALAIEPAQRRAWDQLSALSIASHFKVGKLAIVGNALTDFLGKLLPVTVIVIGAQDVFDQTLTVGALIAFQMISGRVVAPLVQIVALVNQYQQTALSVRMLGEVMNRPPESRPGAGNLRPQLVGEIRFEDVTFRYPESNTAALDRAAFVIPAGKVVGIVGRSGSGKTTLTKLIQGLYAPQEGIIRFDGVDAREIDLAHLRRQIGVVLQENFLFRGTIRDNIAVARPDASFEEIVAASQAAGAEEFIERFPQGYDTLLEENASNLSGGQKQRLSIARALLTKPRILILDEAASALDPESEAIFIRNLSRIAVGRTVIMISHRLSTLVNAHAILVMQRGCLVDSGRHQELLTRCPTYQQLWHQQTSHL; encoded by the coding sequence ATGCCCGCCGCTTTTCCGCATACCGCCGTCCAGTGCCTCACCGCCATCGCCCAGCACCATGGACTCCGGGTCCACCCGGAGCGGCTGATCGACGAATACGCCCTGGGCGCGGAGGAGCCCCGGCCCGCTTTATTGCTCCGCATGGCCCAGGACATCGGGCTCAAGGCCAAGCTGCAAAAACTCACTTGGGAAGGGCTGTTGGCGCAGGACGGGGTATTCCCGCTCATGGCCCGGCTGAACGGCGGCAATATGGTGATCGTGGTCGCGGTCCAGCCCCAGGAGGGCGGGCGGGTGGCTTTGATCGATCCCATGGCGGGCAAGGCCGAGGTCATCTTGGCTCCGGGCGGGCAGTTCCGCGAGCGTTGGAGCGGGGAGGTGGTGTTCCTCAAGCGCCGTCACGCCCTGAACGACCCGGACCAGCCGTTCGGCCTGCGCTGGTTCGTGCCGGAAATCCTGCGCCAGAAGGACGCCTTCCGCGATATCGCCATCGCCGCCTTGGGGATGCATGTGCTGGGGCTGGCGACGCCGATCTTTTTCCAGTTGGTGGTGGATAAGGTCTTGGTCCACAAGAGCGTTTCCACCCTGTGGGTGCTGGCGGTCGGGATCGCCTTGGCGCTGTTGTTCGATTCGGTGTTCGGCTATCTGCGCCAATTGCTGACGCTGGCCGCCACCAACAAGATCGATATGCGGATCACCCGGCGGGCGTTCGGCCATTTGCTGTCCTTGCCCATCGACTATTTCGAGACGGCGGCGGCGGGCGTGGTGGTCCGCCATATGCAGCAATTGGAAATCATCCGCCAATTCCTCACCGGGCAGTTGTTCACCACTACCCTGGACCTGGCTGCGCTGGGGATTTTCATGCCCATCCTGTTCGCCTATTCGGTCAAGCTGGCGATGATCGTGCTGGGGTTCACCGCGGTCATCGTCGCCACCGTGGGCTTGTTGATGCCGACCTTCCGCCGCTTGCTGGATGCGCTGTACCGGGCCGAGGGCAGCCGCCAAGCCTTGTTGGTCGAGACCATCCATGGCATGCGGACGGTCAAGGCGTTGGCCATCGAACCGGCCCAGCGCCGGGCCTGGGACCAGCTCTCCGCGTTGTCGATCGCCTCGCATTTCAAGGTCGGCAAGCTCGCCATCGTCGGCAACGCCCTCACCGATTTCCTGGGGAAGCTGTTGCCGGTCACGGTCATCGTCATCGGCGCCCAGGACGTGTTCGACCAGACCCTCACGGTGGGCGCCCTGATCGCCTTCCAGATGATTTCCGGGCGGGTGGTCGCGCCCTTGGTGCAGATCGTGGCCCTGGTCAACCAATACCAGCAGACCGCCCTGTCGGTGCGGATGTTGGGCGAGGTGATGAACCGGCCCCCGGAAAGCCGTCCCGGCGCGGGCAACCTCAGGCCGCAATTGGTCGGGGAAATCCGCTTCGAGGACGTGACGTTCCGCTACCCGGAATCGAACACCGCCGCCTTGGACCGGGCCGCGTTCGTCATCCCGGCGGGCAAGGTGGTGGGCATCGTGGGCCGCAGCGGTTCGGGCAAAACCACGCTGACCAAGCTGATCCAGGGTTTGTACGCGCCGCAGGAAGGTATCATCCGTTTCGACGGCGTGGATGCCCGCGAGATCGACCTGGCCCACCTACGCCGCCAGATCGGGGTGGTCTTGCAGGAGAATTTCCTGTTCCGCGGCACCATCCGCGACAACATCGCCGTGGCCCGGCCCGACGCCAGTTTCGAGGAGATCGTCGCCGCCAGCCAGGCGGCGGGGGCGGAAGAATTCATCGAGCGCTTCCCGCAGGGTTACGACACCTTATTGGAGGAGAACGCCTCGAACCTGAGCGGCGGCCAGAAACAGCGCCTGTCCATCGCCCGCGCCCTGCTCACCAAGCCGCGCATCCTGATCCTCGACGAGGCCGCCAGCGCCCTCGACCCCGAAAGCGAGGCTATTTTTATCCGCAACCTGTCGCGCATCGCCGTGGGCCGCACCGTCATCATGATTTCCCACCGCCTGTCCACCCTGGTCAACGCCCATGCCATCCTGGTCATGCAGCGGGGCTGCTTGGTCGATAGCGGTCGCCACCAAGAATTGCTGACCCGCTGCCCCACTTATCAACAACTATGGCATCAACAAACCAGCCACCTGTAG
- the gmd gene encoding GDP-mannose 4,6-dehydratase, translated as MTKVALITGVTGQDGAYLAEFLLGKGYEVHGVKRRASLFNTERIDHLYQDPHVDHRRFILHYGDLTDSTNLIRIVQQVRPDEIYNLAAQSHVQVSFETPEYTADADGLGTLRLLEAIRILGLTDKTRFYQASTSELFGKVLETPQRETTPFYPRSPYAVAKLYAYWITVNYREAYGMYACNGILFNHESKFRGETFVTRKITRGLARIKAGMQDRLHLGNLDARRDWGHARDYIEMQWLMLQQPTPDDYVIATGIQHTVREFVETAAEFLDIRLEWRGEGVGEKGYEVGTGRCLVEIDPRYFRPAEVETLLGDPSKAREKLGWTPSISYRQLVEEMVREDMKAAERDALCRREGYAIPDRSEE; from the coding sequence ATGACCAAAGTGGCGTTGATTACCGGCGTGACCGGCCAGGACGGGGCTTATCTCGCCGAATTCCTGCTCGGCAAGGGCTACGAGGTGCATGGGGTGAAACGGCGGGCCTCGCTGTTCAACACCGAGCGCATCGACCACCTCTACCAAGACCCCCATGTCGATCACCGGCGCTTCATCCTGCATTACGGCGACCTGACCGATTCCACCAACTTGATCCGTATCGTCCAGCAGGTCCGGCCCGACGAAATCTACAACCTCGCGGCGCAAAGCCATGTGCAAGTGTCGTTCGAGACCCCGGAATACACGGCGGACGCCGACGGCCTGGGCACGCTGCGGTTGTTGGAAGCCATCCGCATTTTGGGGCTTACCGACAAAACCCGGTTCTACCAAGCTTCGACCTCCGAACTGTTCGGCAAGGTGCTGGAAACCCCGCAACGCGAAACCACGCCGTTCTATCCCCGCTCGCCCTACGCCGTCGCCAAGCTCTACGCCTATTGGATCACGGTCAATTACCGGGAGGCCTATGGGATGTATGCCTGCAACGGCATCTTGTTCAACCACGAAAGTAAATTCCGCGGCGAAACCTTCGTCACCCGCAAGATCACCCGCGGCCTCGCCCGCATCAAGGCCGGGATGCAGGACCGGCTGCATCTCGGCAACCTCGACGCCCGCCGCGATTGGGGCCATGCCCGCGACTACATCGAAATGCAATGGCTGATGCTGCAACAGCCCACGCCCGACGATTACGTCATCGCCACCGGCATCCAGCATACGGTGCGGGAATTCGTCGAGACGGCGGCGGAATTTTTGGATATCCGGCTGGAATGGCGCGGGGAAGGCGTCGGGGAAAAAGGCTACGAGGTCGGCACCGGGCGCTGTCTGGTCGAAATCGACCCGCGCTATTTCCGCCCCGCCGAAGTCGAAACCCTGTTGGGCGACCCGAGCAAGGCGCGGGAAAAACTGGGCTGGACCCCTAGCATTTCCTACCGGCAACTGGTCGAGGAAATGGTGCGCGAGGATATGAAAGCCGCCGAGCGCGACGCCCTCTGCCGCCGCGAAGGCTATGCCATCCCCGACCGCAGCGAAGAATAA
- the sufU gene encoding Fe-S cluster assembly sulfur transfer protein SufU, translating to MLDSIRDLYQEVVFDHNRNPRNFRVMDDANRKIEGFNPLCGDRITLYVKVDAGVIEDVSFQGSGCAISTASASLMTEIVRGQTEAEAEHLFETFHRITTGQDGDAVNLEEIGKLAVLAGVRAYPARVKCATLAWHSLQAALKNEGETISTE from the coding sequence ATGCTTGACTCAATCCGTGACCTTTACCAAGAAGTCGTCTTCGACCACAACCGCAACCCGCGCAACTTCCGGGTAATGGACGACGCCAACCGCAAGATCGAGGGTTTTAACCCGCTGTGCGGCGACCGCATCACCTTGTACGTCAAGGTCGATGCGGGCGTGATCGAGGACGTGAGTTTCCAAGGCTCGGGCTGCGCCATCTCCACCGCCTCGGCCTCCTTGATGACCGAAATCGTGCGCGGCCAGACCGAAGCCGAAGCCGAACACCTGTTCGAGACCTTCCACCGCATCACCACCGGCCAGGACGGCGACGCGGTGAATCTGGAGGAAATCGGCAAGCTGGCGGTATTGGCGGGCGTCCGGGCCTATCCGGCGCGGGTGAAATGCGCGACCTTGGCTTGGCATTCGTTGCAGGCGGCGCTCAAGAACGAGGGCGAGACCATCAGCACGGAGTAA
- a CDS encoding UvrD-helicase domain-containing protein, with protein sequence MSQLNPQQHAAVVTLDCPLLVLAGAGSGKTKVITEKIAHLIRQGTPARNIAAVTFTNKAAREMKSRVGRIVDERHIRGLTVSTFHALGLDIVRREHKALGFKQNISIFDEHDRLVLLKELIKHSVSEWDIDKAESYAWQISRWKNLFIIPEQAQAEPEGLHPGVARLYGEYVRHLRAYNAVDFDDLILLPVLLFQDQPEVLEQWRHKIRYLLVDEYQDTNQTQYQLVKLLAGALGRFTVVGDDDQSIYSWRGAQPENLAHLQRDYPRLKVIKLEQNYRSTGRILKVANQLIANNPHPFEKRLWSALGYGDPLRVLSHKDDLQEARNLATDLVHHRFRHGGKYQDYAILYRGNHQSRPFEQALREHSIPYFISGGMSFFGYTEVKDILAYLRLLVNPDDDAAFLRIVNVPRREIGPATLEKLGAYANRRHISLFAACAEFGLEHSLPEAGLRRLRHFCGQISAVAEQARQGDAFAVIDDFVAALGYEQWLKDSLDNNDTAKRKMGQVRELLDWLKRIAHEDPAKPKSLPEVVARIMLLDVLERGQEEKAGDRVNLMTLHAAKGLEFPHVYLVGLEENILPHQASIEADTVEEERRLAYVGITRAQRTLTLSYCSHRKRQGELQSTQPSRFLDELPQDDLEWVNRKPPDPQLQREYGIAALAHIRSLLNKP encoded by the coding sequence ATGTCCCAACTTAATCCCCAACAACACGCCGCCGTGGTCACGCTGGATTGCCCGCTCCTGGTCCTGGCCGGGGCCGGCAGCGGCAAGACCAAGGTCATCACCGAGAAAATCGCCCATCTCATCCGGCAAGGCACCCCGGCCCGTAACATCGCCGCCGTCACCTTCACCAACAAGGCGGCGCGGGAAATGAAATCCCGCGTGGGCCGCATCGTGGACGAGCGCCATATCCGGGGACTGACGGTCTCGACCTTCCACGCCCTGGGCCTCGATATCGTGCGGCGCGAACACAAGGCGCTGGGTTTCAAGCAGAACATCTCGATCTTCGACGAACACGACCGCCTGGTGCTGCTCAAGGAACTCATCAAGCATTCGGTGTCGGAATGGGATATCGACAAGGCGGAAAGCTACGCCTGGCAAATCAGCCGTTGGAAAAACCTGTTCATCATCCCGGAACAGGCCCAGGCGGAACCGGAAGGGCTGCATCCCGGCGTGGCCCGGCTCTATGGCGAATATGTGCGCCATCTGCGGGCCTATAACGCGGTGGATTTCGACGATTTGATCCTGTTGCCGGTGCTGTTGTTCCAGGACCAGCCGGAAGTATTGGAGCAATGGCGGCACAAAATCCGCTATCTGCTGGTGGACGAATACCAGGATACCAACCAGACCCAATATCAACTGGTCAAGCTGCTGGCCGGGGCGCTGGGCCGCTTCACCGTGGTGGGCGACGACGACCAGTCGATCTATTCCTGGCGCGGTGCCCAGCCGGAAAACCTCGCGCATTTGCAACGCGATTATCCCCGGCTCAAGGTCATCAAGCTGGAACAGAACTACCGCTCGACCGGGCGCATCCTCAAGGTCGCCAACCAACTCATCGCCAACAATCCCCACCCGTTCGAGAAACGGCTGTGGAGTGCCTTGGGCTATGGCGACCCGCTGCGGGTGCTGAGCCACAAGGACGACCTCCAGGAAGCCCGCAACCTCGCCACCGACCTGGTCCATCACCGCTTCCGCCACGGCGGCAAATATCAGGATTATGCCATCCTCTACCGGGGCAACCATCAATCACGGCCTTTCGAGCAGGCGCTGCGCGAACACAGCATCCCCTATTTCATCAGCGGCGGCATGTCGTTCTTCGGCTATACGGAAGTGAAAGACATCCTGGCCTATCTGCGGCTACTGGTGAACCCGGACGACGACGCGGCCTTCCTCCGCATCGTCAACGTGCCGCGCCGGGAAATCGGCCCCGCCACCCTGGAAAAGCTCGGTGCCTACGCCAACCGGCGGCACATCAGCCTGTTCGCGGCCTGTGCGGAATTCGGCCTGGAACACAGCCTGCCCGAAGCGGGTTTGCGGCGGCTGCGGCATTTCTGCGGGCAGATTTCCGCCGTGGCCGAACAAGCCCGGCAAGGCGACGCCTTCGCGGTGATCGATGACTTCGTGGCCGCCCTCGGCTACGAACAATGGCTGAAGGACAGCCTCGACAATAACGACACCGCCAAGCGCAAGATGGGCCAAGTCCGCGAACTGCTGGACTGGCTGAAACGCATCGCCCACGAAGACCCCGCCAAACCGAAAAGCCTGCCCGAAGTCGTGGCCCGCATCATGCTGCTGGACGTGCTGGAACGCGGCCAGGAGGAAAAAGCCGGCGACCGGGTCAACCTGATGACCTTGCACGCCGCCAAGGGCTTGGAATTCCCGCATGTCTACCTGGTCGGCCTGGAGGAAAACATCCTGCCGCACCAAGCCAGCATCGAGGCCGACACCGTGGAAGAAGAACGGCGCTTGGCCTATGTCGGCATCACCCGCGCCCAGCGCACCCTGACCCTGAGCTATTGCAGCCACCGCAAGCGCCAGGGCGAATTGCAAAGCACCCAGCCCAGCCGCTTCCTGGACGAGTTGCCGCAGGACGACCTGGAATGGGTGAACCGCAAACCCCCAGACCCCCAACTCCAGCGCGAATACGGCATCGCAGCCCTGGCCCATATCCGCAGCCTGTTAAACAAGCCCTGA
- a CDS encoding alpha/beta hydrolase, which yields MRLEPMGLIPSRLIFKLAGSALALAAAFSAAALWRGAGELAQPKRKAIQDYQRDWLEHPAAHGISLHHGACDDGQAPCLFVAPDPATTPAQRGTRLREQLAVLGTSPKPYGQTSGILVLLHGRNGRKEDLLPVAERFAAAGFMSVIPDLPAHGESPIEYLRFATAPDERGIVAHALKDARRFFQAQDAPAALWGMSMGGAFATRAALDAPHLWRALVIVASFDRLENVVEDQLAPLPPALLPPVEAMLADWMRLRGGADLRSVRPDTWANRVALPVFMAHGDADRLIPLRRGRSLFEAFASPDKTWTSVPGGDHYNVLVTAMPLYAKMSAWLLAHCGQDNAAPEISGYSQAIPATP from the coding sequence ATGCGCCTGGAACCTATGGGGCTGATTCCATCCCGTTTAATCTTCAAACTCGCCGGTTCGGCATTAGCGTTGGCAGCGGCCTTTTCCGCCGCCGCGCTTTGGCGCGGCGCGGGGGAATTGGCCCAGCCCAAACGCAAAGCGATCCAAGATTACCAGCGCGATTGGCTCGAACACCCCGCCGCCCACGGTATTTCGCTCCATCACGGCGCTTGCGACGACGGACAAGCGCCCTGCCTGTTCGTAGCGCCCGACCCCGCCACCACACCCGCCCAACGCGGCACCCGATTGCGCGAACAATTGGCCGTGCTGGGAACCTCACCCAAGCCCTATGGGCAAACCAGCGGCATCCTGGTCTTGCTGCATGGCCGCAACGGGCGCAAGGAAGATTTGCTGCCAGTCGCCGAACGCTTCGCCGCCGCCGGGTTCATGAGCGTGATTCCCGACCTCCCGGCCCACGGCGAAAGCCCCATCGAATACTTGCGCTTCGCCACCGCCCCCGACGAACGCGGCATCGTGGCCCACGCACTCAAAGACGCCCGCCGCTTCTTCCAAGCACAGGATGCGCCCGCCGCCCTGTGGGGCATGTCCATGGGCGGCGCATTCGCAACACGGGCAGCGCTCGACGCGCCCCATTTATGGCGGGCGCTGGTCATCGTGGCCAGCTTCGACCGGTTGGAAAACGTGGTGGAAGACCAGCTAGCGCCCCTACCCCCGGCCTTGCTGCCGCCGGTCGAGGCCATGTTGGCGGATTGGATGCGGCTTCGTGGTGGCGCGGATTTGCGCTCGGTACGCCCCGACACCTGGGCCAACCGGGTCGCACTGCCGGTCTTCATGGCCCACGGCGATGCGGATCGCTTGATTCCACTGCGTCGGGGACGGAGCTTATTCGAGGCTTTTGCCAGCCCGGACAAAACCTGGACCTCCGTGCCGGGAGGCGACCATTACAATGTACTGGTCACCGCAATGCCGCTTTATGCCAAGATGAGCGCGTGGCTACTGGCCCATTGCGGCCAGGACAACGCGGCTCCAGAAATATCCGGGTATTCCCAAGCCATCCCGGCCACGCCCTAG
- the fcl gene encoding GDP-L-fucose synthase codes for MDTQDRKIFVAGHRGLVGSAVVRCLQRRGYRNLLIRNRNEVDLTDYRAVATLFRAEKPDVVIDAAAKVGGILANDSYPADFIRDNLFIQSHLIECAYRAGVRKFVFLGSSCIYPKAAPQPMREEYLLTGPLEPTNEWYAVAKIAGIKMCQAYRRQYGFDAISLMPTNLYGPGDYFDLEKSHVLPALLRKFHEAKQRGDAAVTVWGSGTPRREFLYVDDLAEAVVFLLENYSEEGIVNVGTGEDVSIRELADMIRAEVGFAGELRFDATKPDGTPRKLLDVSRLSALGWRAGTSLAEGIGKTYRWYLQHAAELRM; via the coding sequence ATGGACACCCAGGATCGGAAGATTTTCGTGGCGGGCCACCGGGGCTTGGTGGGATCGGCGGTCGTGCGCTGTTTGCAAAGGCGGGGTTATCGTAACTTGTTGATCCGTAACCGGAACGAGGTGGACCTGACCGATTACCGCGCCGTCGCAACCCTGTTCCGGGCTGAAAAACCCGACGTGGTGATCGACGCCGCCGCCAAGGTCGGCGGCATCCTCGCCAACGATAGCTATCCCGCCGATTTCATCCGCGACAACCTGTTCATCCAGAGCCACCTGATCGAGTGCGCCTACCGGGCCGGGGTGCGCAAGTTCGTGTTCCTGGGTTCGTCCTGCATCTACCCCAAGGCCGCGCCCCAGCCCATGCGCGAGGAATATCTGCTCACCGGCCCCTTGGAACCCACCAACGAGTGGTACGCCGTCGCCAAGATCGCCGGTATAAAAATGTGCCAAGCCTACCGGCGGCAATATGGCTTCGACGCCATCAGCCTGATGCCCACCAACCTCTACGGGCCGGGCGATTATTTCGACCTGGAGAAATCCCACGTCCTGCCGGCCCTGCTGCGGAAATTCCACGAGGCCAAGCAGCGCGGCGATGCCGCCGTCACGGTCTGGGGCAGCGGCACGCCCCGGCGCGAATTCCTCTATGTGGACGATCTGGCCGAGGCCGTGGTGTTCTTGCTGGAGAATTATTCGGAGGAGGGCATCGTCAATGTCGGGACCGGCGAGGATGTGTCGATCCGCGAACTGGCCGATATGATCCGGGCCGAGGTGGGTTTCGCGGGCGAATTGCGTTTCGATGCGACCAAGCCCGATGGTACGCCCAGGAAGCTGCTCGATGTGTCGCGCTTGTCGGCGCTGGGCTGGCGGGCGGGGACTTCCTTGGCCGAAGGTATCGGCAAGACCTACCGTTGGTATTTGCAACACGCGGCGGAATTGCGGATGTGA
- a CDS encoding HlyD family type I secretion periplasmic adaptor subunit, with amino-acid sequence MASTNQPPVGPEPAHPATAVDFLPDADEIERAPLPRVARLTLHVLFAVLVVFLAWAYFSEIERVVVAHGRLVTPLPNIVVQPLETAIIQSLDVRLGQVVRKGERLATLDPTFASADEAQLRVRLNSLDTETRRLQAELAGKLGPSPAAPVDADTQLQAELLDERRANYAAQITHFDESLARLQAAIETDRRDQKALAERIEPLREMETMQQSLVERQLGPKTGLLEARERRLEVERDMQLAINREQELRKELASTQAEKAAFEKGWRQKTMEELLAVTRERDSIKEQLQKADKRQKLVTLTSPSDAVVLEIAKLSQGSVARGAEALFTLVPLDAQLEAEVQIDSLDVGYVKPGDLAHLKLDAYPFQRHGTLEAKVRTLSEDAFRRDANAQADGLDAYYLSRIELGDNHLRRLPAHARLLPGMTLTAEIVVGKRSVMSYLLWPLTRALDESMREP; translated from the coding sequence ATGGCATCAACAAACCAGCCACCTGTAGGCCCGGAACCGGCCCATCCGGCCACGGCGGTCGATTTCCTGCCCGACGCCGACGAGATCGAACGCGCCCCCTTGCCGCGGGTGGCCCGGCTGACCTTGCACGTCCTGTTCGCCGTCTTGGTGGTCTTCCTGGCCTGGGCCTATTTTTCCGAGATCGAGCGGGTGGTGGTGGCGCATGGGCGCTTGGTCACGCCCTTGCCCAATATCGTGGTCCAGCCCTTGGAAACCGCCATCATCCAGAGCCTGGATGTGCGCCTGGGCCAGGTGGTGCGGAAGGGCGAGCGGCTGGCGACCCTGGACCCGACCTTCGCCAGCGCCGACGAGGCCCAGTTGCGGGTGCGCCTCAACAGCCTGGACACCGAGACCCGCCGCCTCCAAGCCGAGCTGGCCGGTAAGCTGGGTCCGTCGCCCGCCGCCCCGGTCGATGCCGACACCCAGCTGCAAGCCGAACTCCTGGACGAACGGCGGGCTAATTACGCGGCCCAGATCACCCATTTCGACGAAAGCCTCGCCCGCCTGCAAGCCGCCATCGAAACCGACCGCCGCGACCAAAAGGCGCTGGCCGAGCGCATCGAGCCGTTGCGGGAAATGGAAACCATGCAGCAAAGCCTGGTTGAACGCCAACTCGGTCCCAAGACCGGCTTGCTGGAAGCCCGCGAGCGGCGCTTGGAAGTGGAGCGCGATATGCAATTGGCGATCAACCGCGAGCAGGAACTACGCAAGGAACTGGCTTCGACCCAGGCGGAAAAGGCGGCGTTCGAGAAGGGTTGGCGGCAAAAGACCATGGAGGAGCTATTGGCGGTCACGCGGGAGCGCGATTCGATCAAGGAGCAATTGCAGAAGGCGGACAAGCGCCAGAAGTTGGTGACGCTCACATCGCCCTCCGACGCCGTGGTGTTGGAAATCGCCAAGCTCTCGCAAGGCTCGGTGGCGCGGGGGGCGGAAGCCTTGTTCACCCTGGTTCCGCTCGATGCCCAGCTGGAGGCCGAGGTCCAGATCGATTCCCTGGACGTGGGCTATGTCAAACCCGGCGACCTCGCGCATCTCAAGCTCGACGCCTATCCTTTCCAGCGCCATGGCACGCTGGAGGCGAAGGTGCGGACCCTCAGCGAGGACGCTTTCCGCCGCGACGCCAATGCCCAGGCCGACGGCTTGGACGCCTATTACCTGAGCCGCATCGAACTGGGCGACAACCATTTGCGGCGCTTGCCCGCCCATGCCCGCCTGCTGCCCGGCATGACCCTTACGGCGGAAATCGTGGTGGGCAAGCGCTCGGTGATGTCCTATCTGCTGTGGCCTTTGACCCGCGCCCTGGACGAATCGATGCGCGAACCGTGA